The following are encoded together in the Erwinia sp. E602 genome:
- a CDS encoding 2-hydroxyacid dehydrogenase, producing MKIVFTAEYAGDLQAFRQLGELVVDGWAIGKPKFAPQQLIALAHDADVIVTSYDNVTAEVIAACPQLKVIACTRANPVNIDTAAAKARGIKVLFTPGRNADAAAELTFGLMLALVRHIPQAHAALKRGDFTRQAQQEQQTASGLKRDVVWDVTPESPYEVFKGSELRNKTLGLIGYGNIGRRVARIARAFGMAILVVDPFVAAEEINEPGLQKTSLDALFREADIVSLHLSSGAHSDGLVNAALLGSMKPGALLINTSRAAVVVEADLIDALRKGPLGGAALDVYHQEPLWRDHPFVSELENVIITPHIAGATRESIEKHTAMIAADLQRFVAGEPLLYQWK from the coding sequence ATGAAGATCGTGTTTACCGCCGAGTACGCCGGTGATTTACAGGCGTTTCGCCAGCTGGGAGAGCTGGTGGTGGACGGCTGGGCCATCGGCAAGCCGAAGTTTGCGCCGCAACAGCTGATCGCGCTGGCGCACGACGCTGACGTCATCGTCACCAGTTACGATAACGTCACCGCCGAGGTGATTGCCGCCTGCCCGCAGCTGAAGGTGATTGCCTGTACCCGCGCCAATCCGGTGAATATCGACACCGCCGCCGCCAAAGCGCGCGGTATTAAGGTGTTGTTCACCCCCGGCCGCAACGCCGATGCCGCCGCCGAGCTGACCTTTGGTCTGATGCTGGCGCTGGTGCGTCATATTCCACAGGCGCATGCGGCGCTGAAGCGCGGTGATTTTACCCGTCAGGCACAGCAGGAGCAGCAGACGGCCAGCGGGCTGAAGCGCGACGTGGTGTGGGACGTGACGCCGGAAAGCCCGTATGAAGTGTTTAAGGGCAGCGAGCTGCGCAATAAAACGCTTGGTCTGATCGGCTACGGCAATATCGGCCGCCGGGTGGCGCGTATCGCCCGTGCGTTTGGCATGGCGATTCTGGTGGTGGATCCGTTTGTGGCGGCGGAGGAGATTAACGAGCCGGGGCTGCAGAAGACCTCGCTGGACGCGCTGTTCCGTGAGGCGGATATTGTCAGCCTGCATCTGAGCAGCGGCGCGCACAGCGACGGTCTGGTGAACGCCGCGCTGTTGGGGAGCATGAAGCCGGGGGCGCTGCTGATTAATACCTCGCGGGCGGCGGTGGTGGTGGAAGCCGATCTGATCGACGCACTGCGCAAGGGGCCGTTGGGCGGTGCGGCGCTGGACGTTTATCATCAGGAGCCGCTGTGGCGCGATCATCCGTTCGTAAGCGAGCTGGAAAACGTGATTATTACGCCCCATATTGCCGGTGCCACCCGCGAGAGCATTGAGAAGCACACCGCGATGATCGCCGCCGATCTGCAGCGCTTCGTGGCGGGGGAGCCGCTGCTGTATCAGTGGAAGTGA
- a CDS encoding FGGY-family carbohydrate kinase, with product MDFYLGIDIGTSRVKSVLFDADFNAVASAAENTAPDLSASGHAEQDMQLMLDSVLRTLSEVARSPLLAQGHIAAIGLAGQGEGVWLSDADGNPVGPGMLWSDTRSAGLIHELLQRPGLDRRLFAETGTHLQPCNSSLQLHWLARYQPERLAAARYIFCAKDWVRFRLTGVAALELTDASASLLDQQAGTLSALMLDELGLSHLRDKFPPLLAADAPAGALSAEMAQRCGLPADIPVAAGALDVSSAALGCGAVHNGDIYTILGTTCCTGIVCTSRETVSDGTRFVGSTEAGSFINLFPMQAGTPNIDWLRQHIALTPDLQQLEVEIAGVAPGSNGVFWQPYLNGERAPFYSPTARAGYFGIGQHTTRAELQRAVFEGLAYAIVDSLQEYPSGGELYLTGGGAASATWLQIIADCTGRTVIASEFNELSARGAALLAARSVGAQHQVPPVAQTRYQPDPDAHACYRELFPVYRLLRDQLQPVWQARHQALQRLKESK from the coding sequence ATGGATTTTTATCTCGGCATTGATATTGGCACCTCGCGGGTCAAATCGGTGCTGTTTGACGCTGACTTCAACGCCGTGGCCAGCGCGGCGGAAAATACCGCCCCTGACCTGTCGGCCAGCGGCCATGCCGAGCAGGATATGCAGCTGATGCTGGATTCGGTGCTGCGCACCCTTAGCGAGGTAGCGCGTTCACCGCTGCTGGCGCAGGGGCATATCGCGGCGATCGGGCTGGCCGGCCAGGGCGAGGGCGTCTGGCTGAGCGACGCCGACGGCAATCCGGTTGGGCCGGGCATGCTGTGGAGCGATACGCGCAGCGCCGGATTGATCCACGAACTGCTGCAGCGGCCGGGCCTTGACCGGCGGCTGTTTGCCGAAACAGGCACCCACCTGCAGCCGTGCAACAGCAGCCTGCAGCTGCACTGGCTGGCGCGTTATCAGCCGGAGCGGCTGGCGGCGGCGCGCTATATCTTCTGCGCCAAAGACTGGGTGCGCTTCCGGCTGACCGGGGTGGCGGCGCTGGAGCTGACTGATGCCAGCGCCTCGCTGCTCGATCAGCAGGCCGGTACGCTCTCTGCGCTGATGCTCGACGAGCTGGGCCTCAGCCACCTGCGCGATAAGTTTCCACCGCTGCTGGCGGCGGACGCCCCGGCGGGTGCGCTGAGCGCTGAAATGGCGCAACGCTGCGGCCTGCCGGCGGACATTCCGGTGGCCGCCGGGGCGCTGGACGTCAGCAGCGCGGCGCTGGGCTGCGGCGCGGTACACAACGGCGACATCTACACCATTCTGGGCACCACCTGCTGCACCGGCATCGTCTGCACCAGCCGCGAGACGGTCAGCGACGGCACGCGTTTTGTCGGCAGCACCGAGGCGGGCAGCTTTATTAATCTGTTCCCGATGCAGGCCGGTACGCCGAATATCGACTGGCTGCGCCAGCATATCGCGCTGACGCCGGACCTGCAGCAGCTGGAGGTTGAGATAGCAGGCGTAGCGCCCGGCAGTAACGGCGTGTTCTGGCAGCCCTACCTCAATGGCGAACGCGCCCCGTTCTACAGCCCGACCGCCCGCGCCGGCTACTTTGGCATCGGCCAGCACACCACCCGCGCCGAACTGCAGCGCGCGGTGTTTGAAGGGCTGGCCTACGCGATCGTCGACTCGCTGCAGGAGTACCCGTCCGGCGGTGAACTCTACCTGACCGGCGGCGGCGCGGCCTCGGCCACCTGGCTGCAGATTATCGCCGACTGCACCGGCAGAACGGTGATCGCCAGCGAATTCAACGAACTGAGCGCGCGCGGCGCGGCGCTGCTGGCCGCGCGTAGCGTTGGCGCACAGCATCAGGTGCCGCCGGTGGCACAGACGCGCTATCAACCCGACCCCGATGCGCACGCCTGTTACCGGGAGCTGTTCCCGGTCTACCGGCTGCTGCGCGACCAGCTGCAGCCGGTGTGGCAGGCACGCCACCAGGCCCTGCAACGTTTAAAGGAATCAAAATAA